From the genome of Sandaracinaceae bacterium, one region includes:
- a CDS encoding GNAT family N-acetyltransferase — translation MRRDIDEDVRAAFEALSRDGVVRPVALGSSEEQLFADCDLASLAENRLGERRDPRGLDAQTRARWKDTATDEDNRLPGERSYERCFWLVHEGEIAGTVSALDSTWGSARAYLASVYLMPHLRGRGVGASSMRAIRDALFARGVGVRLDTSWLWQPAVRFYLQLGMWCWSWKRTLSFRWDPGVPPPLVEVDGARASFSLERAGVRHRLLDASHDGTFLTLTERHVDDDAVRRLAHDAQTAFVAHLASRGWPLVRGPAEFERYRGSDLFHPEALADRLEVWEAYAADRGWRVETPRIPWLRYPSWESLQDAWKQR, via the coding sequence GTGCGGCGCGACATCGACGAGGACGTGAGGGCGGCGTTCGAGGCGCTGAGCCGCGACGGAGTCGTGCGCCCGGTGGCGCTCGGCAGCTCGGAGGAGCAGCTCTTCGCCGACTGCGACCTCGCCTCGCTCGCCGAGAACCGGCTCGGGGAGCGCCGCGACCCGCGCGGGCTCGATGCGCAGACCCGCGCGCGCTGGAAGGACACCGCCACCGACGAGGACAACCGCCTCCCCGGCGAGCGGAGCTACGAGCGCTGCTTCTGGCTCGTGCACGAGGGCGAGATCGCTGGGACCGTGTCGGCGCTGGACTCGACCTGGGGCTCCGCGCGCGCCTACCTCGCCAGCGTGTACCTGATGCCTCACCTCCGCGGGCGCGGCGTCGGCGCGTCCTCCATGCGGGCCATCCGGGACGCCCTCTTCGCGCGCGGCGTGGGGGTGCGCCTCGACACGAGCTGGCTCTGGCAGCCCGCGGTGCGCTTCTACCTGCAGCTCGGGATGTGGTGCTGGTCGTGGAAGCGGACCCTCTCCTTCCGGTGGGACCCGGGCGTGCCCCCGCCCCTCGTCGAGGTCGACGGCGCGCGCGCGTCCTTCTCGCTCGAGCGCGCCGGCGTCCGGCATCGCTTGCTCGACGCGAGCCACGACGGGACCTTCCTGACCTTGACCGAGCGCCACGTGGACGATGACGCGGTGCGACGACTCGCGCACGACGCGCAGACCGCGTTCGTCGCGCACCTCGCGTCGCGAGGCTGGCCCCTCGTCCGCGGCCCGGCCGAGTTCGAGCGCTACCGCGGGTCGGACCTCTTTCACCCGGAGGCGCTCGCGGATCGCCTCGAGGTCTGGGAGGCCTACGCCGCCGACCGGGGCTGGCGCGTGGAGACGCCGCGCATCCCCTGGCTCCGCTACCCGAGCTGGGAGTCGCTCCAGGACGCGTGGAAGCAGCGGTGA
- a CDS encoding sigma 54-interacting transcriptional regulator, with product MSDVIHTLATRSVVRGGVSGRTMRPYVLRGDAFQERVTATSYRVGGRPGADLVLADPRVSRLHFEISVDAHGYRLRDLGSTNGTVVDGYRANDLYLRPGSEITVGDTTLRFTPEDDEVDVPASPDDRFGPLVGASVAMRELFALLAKAAPTDATLLVEGESGTGKELVAEAVHAASGRAGGPLVVFDCAAIPTQLMESELFGHEKGAFTGATSQRVGRMEEADGGTLFLDELGELPLDLQPKLLRALEKREVRRVGGARTRRVDFRVVAATNRDLAAEVNRGAFREDLYYRLAVVRVRVPPLRERPEDVPRLVEHFVRRALPDDVKRAAKILASISEENRARLMAHPWPGNVRELKNLIQRTLALSTEDEPAALEPQTAPGLERRPAASDAPEPVVDLDRPFSDLKKEVVEAFERTYLTRQLARHEGNFSRAAAASGMDRMYFKRMLKKRG from the coding sequence ATGAGTGACGTGATCCACACCCTCGCGACGCGCTCGGTCGTGCGGGGCGGCGTGTCGGGCCGGACGATGCGGCCCTACGTGCTGCGCGGTGACGCGTTCCAGGAGCGGGTTACGGCGACCAGCTATCGGGTCGGCGGCCGCCCGGGCGCGGATCTGGTGCTCGCCGATCCGCGCGTGAGCCGGCTCCACTTCGAGATCTCCGTCGACGCGCACGGATACCGGCTGAGGGACCTCGGCAGCACCAACGGCACCGTCGTGGACGGCTACCGCGCGAACGATCTCTACCTGCGGCCGGGCAGCGAGATCACGGTGGGCGACACGACCCTGCGCTTCACGCCCGAGGACGACGAGGTCGACGTGCCCGCGTCGCCCGATGACCGCTTCGGCCCGCTGGTCGGCGCGAGCGTGGCGATGCGCGAGCTGTTCGCGCTCCTCGCCAAAGCGGCGCCCACCGACGCGACCCTCCTGGTCGAGGGCGAGAGCGGGACGGGCAAGGAGCTCGTCGCGGAGGCGGTGCACGCCGCGAGCGGGCGCGCCGGCGGGCCGCTGGTGGTCTTCGACTGCGCGGCGATCCCCACCCAGCTGATGGAGTCCGAGCTCTTCGGCCATGAGAAGGGCGCGTTCACCGGCGCCACGAGCCAGCGCGTCGGTCGCATGGAGGAGGCGGACGGCGGGACGCTCTTCCTGGACGAGCTGGGTGAGCTGCCGCTCGACCTCCAGCCCAAGCTCCTGCGCGCGCTCGAGAAGCGCGAGGTGCGTCGGGTGGGCGGCGCCAGGACGCGGCGGGTCGACTTCCGGGTGGTGGCGGCGACGAACCGCGATCTGGCGGCGGAGGTGAACCGCGGCGCCTTCCGGGAGGACCTCTACTACCGCCTCGCGGTGGTCCGCGTGCGCGTGCCGCCGCTCCGCGAGCGCCCCGAGGACGTGCCGCGCCTCGTCGAGCACTTCGTGCGCCGCGCCTTGCCGGATGACGTGAAGCGGGCCGCGAAGATCCTCGCGTCGATCTCGGAGGAGAACCGCGCGCGCCTGATGGCGCACCCGTGGCCCGGCAACGTGCGCGAGCTGAAGAACCTCATCCAGCGCACCCTCGCGCTGAGCACCGAGGACGAGCCGGCCGCGCTCGAGCCGCAGACGGCCCCGGGGCTCGAGAGGCGACCCGCGGCGTCCGACGCGCCGGAGCCCGTCGTCGATCTCGACCGGCCCTTCTCGGACCTGAAGAAGGAGGTCGTAGAGGCCTTCGAGCGCACCTACCTCACGCGCCAGCTCGCGCGGCACGAGGGCAACTTCTCTCGCGCGGCCGCGGCGAGCGGCATGGACCGCATGTACTTCAAGCGCATGCTGAAGAAGCGCGGCTGA
- a CDS encoding serine/threonine-protein kinase yields the protein MEVDPKSVGRYRIQARIAAGGMGEVFLASVETMPGVLRPVALKLVRPELAGQPGFAQLFVEEVRVAMSLSHANVVQAFDVGQIDARWFLAMEYVDGLDLSALLSRGPLPLGLSLLVAIEALKGLDYAHRRRGADGAPLAIVHRDVSPGNLLLSREGEVKVADFGVAKSTLRDVGSVIGTLKGKIPYMPPEQVKGGAVDRRADLYALGAVLYEMIAGRRLFEGDGAALIPKILAGPGQALLGLESRVPPELVRVLKRALAPDVDIRHGTGAQLREELERFAHAERLYLSSSELASHVEEALADPRHSDRPASSSPPGVPVVTTPAAAGGFDALLGRELRRVDDGGAHSVYTTRSGLDDE from the coding sequence GTGGAGGTCGACCCGAAGAGCGTGGGGCGCTACCGCATCCAGGCGCGCATCGCGGCCGGGGGGATGGGGGAGGTCTTCCTCGCGAGCGTGGAGACGATGCCCGGCGTGCTGCGCCCCGTCGCGCTCAAGCTCGTCCGCCCGGAGCTCGCCGGGCAGCCCGGCTTCGCGCAGCTCTTCGTCGAGGAGGTCCGCGTCGCGATGTCCCTGAGCCACGCGAACGTGGTGCAGGCGTTCGACGTCGGCCAGATCGACGCGCGCTGGTTCCTGGCCATGGAGTACGTCGACGGGCTGGACCTGAGCGCGCTGCTGAGCCGCGGCCCGCTGCCGCTCGGCCTGTCGTTGCTCGTCGCCATCGAGGCGCTCAAGGGGCTCGACTACGCGCACCGACGACGCGGCGCGGACGGAGCGCCGCTCGCGATCGTGCACCGCGACGTCTCCCCGGGGAACCTGCTGCTCTCGCGCGAGGGCGAGGTGAAGGTGGCCGACTTCGGGGTGGCCAAGAGCACCCTTCGGGACGTGGGCTCCGTCATCGGCACGCTCAAGGGCAAGATCCCGTACATGCCGCCCGAGCAGGTGAAGGGCGGCGCGGTGGATCGGCGGGCGGACCTCTACGCGCTCGGCGCCGTGCTCTACGAGATGATCGCCGGGCGTCGCCTGTTCGAAGGCGACGGCGCGGCGCTGATCCCGAAGATCCTCGCGGGCCCTGGCCAGGCGCTCCTGGGGCTCGAGTCCCGCGTCCCGCCGGAGCTCGTCCGCGTCCTCAAGCGGGCGCTGGCGCCTGACGTCGACATCCGACACGGCACCGGCGCGCAGCTGCGCGAAGAGCTCGAGCGCTTCGCCCACGCGGAGCGGCTGTACCTGTCTTCGTCCGAGCTCGCCTCGCATGTGGAGGAGGCGCTCGCCGACCCGCGCCACTCCGATCGGCCCGCCTCGAGCTCGCCCCCCGGGGTGCCCGTGGTGACCACCCCCGCCGCCGCGGGCGGCTTCGACGCCCTGCTCGGGCGCGAGCTGCGGCGGGTCGACGACGGCGGGGCGCACAGCGTGTACACCACGCGCTCGGGGCTCGACGATGAGTGA
- a CDS encoding neutral/alkaline non-lysosomal ceramidase N-terminal domain-containing protein: protein MEAGFGRADITVWERRMPMLGWGREDNVSLGVEAPLYARALAVRSAGRTAVYVCADLCFIAAGLRVAVEEALQETLGDRVHPADLLLTATHTHSGPAGYSHAFFYDLSGPGFSRRVFDGLVRGIVRAIEDAVAALAPARLRLATGFVPGAEPVAFNRSPGAHRRNRDAHAEDVDREMLVLDTGRGVISFFALHATSVHGDGARLHPDHKGLACEAYEAARGVPAIFAQGAAGDVTPNYRWSEARGVTVGRHDDDLDSAAYLAAVQARTAGVIAMTEGLRLDGPVGGALRRVDLERCPTTRGPTTIGRLGVAMAQGTAEGPGPLAPFAPLVRRFPGKATLLEIGPDRPRRLFGLLDPARLHLDHPAFAHTRRVSAAGGLDGQPWIPTILPVQLWRVGAFCIAALPNEPTTMVGRRLRARLEAALAPHGVRRVHVQGYANAYAGYLTTPEEYGAQRYEGAYTLFGPRSYEAFAESLEALVPDLLDEAPRESGPALQRCSPTQLKARAWRGP from the coding sequence ATGGAAGCGGGATTCGGACGCGCGGACATCACGGTGTGGGAGCGCCGCATGCCGATGCTCGGGTGGGGGCGAGAGGACAACGTCTCCCTCGGCGTGGAGGCGCCGCTCTACGCGCGGGCGCTCGCGGTGCGGAGCGCGGGCCGGACGGCGGTCTACGTGTGCGCCGACCTCTGCTTCATCGCGGCCGGCCTGCGGGTGGCGGTAGAAGAGGCCCTGCAGGAGACGCTGGGCGATCGGGTCCACCCCGCCGATCTCCTGCTCACCGCCACGCACACCCACAGCGGACCGGCCGGCTACAGCCACGCGTTCTTCTACGACCTGAGTGGCCCCGGTTTCTCGCGGCGCGTCTTCGACGGCCTCGTCCGGGGCATCGTGCGCGCGATCGAAGACGCAGTCGCCGCGCTCGCTCCGGCGCGGCTGCGCCTGGCCACGGGGTTCGTGCCCGGGGCCGAGCCCGTGGCCTTCAACCGCTCGCCCGGGGCGCACCGCCGGAACCGCGACGCCCACGCGGAGGACGTCGACCGGGAGATGCTCGTGCTCGACACGGGGCGCGGCGTCATCAGCTTCTTCGCCCTGCACGCGACCTCGGTGCACGGCGACGGCGCGCGCCTCCACCCGGACCACAAGGGCCTGGCCTGCGAGGCCTACGAGGCGGCGCGCGGCGTGCCCGCCATCTTCGCCCAGGGCGCGGCGGGCGATGTCACCCCGAACTACCGCTGGTCCGAGGCGCGCGGCGTCACGGTGGGCCGCCACGACGACGACCTCGACAGCGCCGCCTACTTGGCCGCGGTCCAGGCGCGCACCGCGGGTGTGATCGCGATGACGGAGGGGCTTCGGCTCGACGGCCCAGTCGGCGGCGCGCTCCGCCGCGTCGATCTCGAGCGCTGCCCCACCACGCGCGGCCCGACGACCATCGGGCGGCTCGGGGTGGCGATGGCCCAGGGCACGGCCGAAGGCCCCGGCCCGCTCGCGCCCTTCGCGCCGCTGGTCCGGCGCTTCCCGGGCAAGGCCACGCTCCTCGAGATCGGCCCCGATCGCCCGCGCCGCCTCTTCGGCCTGCTCGATCCCGCGCGTCTGCACCTCGATCACCCGGCCTTCGCCCACACGCGCCGGGTGAGCGCGGCGGGCGGCCTCGACGGACAGCCCTGGATCCCGACGATCCTGCCCGTCCAGCTCTGGCGGGTCGGCGCGTTCTGCATCGCCGCGCTGCCCAACGAGCCGACCACCATGGTGGGCCGCCGCCTCCGCGCGCGCCTCGAGGCCGCGCTCGCGCCGCACGGCGTCCGGCGGGTGCACGTCCAGGGCTACGCCAACGCCTACGCCGGGTACCTCACCACGCCCGAGGAGTACGGCGCGCAGCGCTACGAGGGCGCCTACACCCTCTTCGGCCCGCGCAGCTACGAAGCCTTCGCCGAGTCTCTGGAGGCGCTCGTCCCCGATCTGCTCGACGAGGCGCCGCGCGAGAGCGGCCCCGCGCTGCAGCGCTGTTCGCCGACGCAGCTGAAGGCGAGAGCCTGGCGAGGTCCCTGA